One Dioscorea cayenensis subsp. rotundata cultivar TDr96_F1 chromosome 17, TDr96_F1_v2_PseudoChromosome.rev07_lg8_w22 25.fasta, whole genome shotgun sequence DNA window includes the following coding sequences:
- the LOC120281212 gene encoding protein GRAVITROPIC IN THE LIGHT 1-like translates to MTLVGLEITSTMPTFITSSAPGAPRTTTTTTPHASSSPSKTFNQYPTVLLSDANTDNPKKEHQQQQQQQQKQKQQKDTEPLLDNIFVSISGIKASYAQLQLAQSPYNPDTIQNADEAIVFQLKHLSQLKHSYLKNQPFTPQPPLSAQIQEQQNLLKTYKITIKKLESELHYKDDEIHSIESQLLEAQSQCSSIEAKLHPNRSLSALRDLHLSGLNPTHFLSALRYTVKSLRHFVKHLMAEMDSAGWDLDAAATAIHNDTPRRDLAFESYVSLKMFSDFQRPDYGLRGLDCCGSWDQHRFFNEFSSSTHLSWNQLFKRNAQAWEFVRAKYLAIVHPKMEASFFGDLEQRGLLSSGRGFPDSELFAEFAEMARRLWLLHCLFFSFSPAPAIFQAARGVRFSDVFMENAVGEETTSYGGTKRRPTVAFTVVPGFRVGRAVIQCRVCLSSKSNQRS, encoded by the exons ATGACCCTTGTTGGCCTAGAGATCACCAGCACCATGCCAACTTTCATCA CATCCTCCGCGCCCGGCGCTCCCCGGACGACAACGACGACGACACCGCACGCAAGCTCAAGCCCTTCCAAAACCTTCAACCAATACCCGACCGTCCTACTCTCCGATGCCAACACCGACAATCCCAAGAAAgaacaccaacaacaacaacaacaacaacaaaaacaaaaacaacagaaAGACACAGAGCCTTTATTAGACAACATCTTCGTCTCCATCTCCGGCATCAAAGCCTCCTACGCCCAGCTCCAACTCGCCCAGTCCCCATACAACCCTGACACCATCCAAAACGCCGACGAAGCCATCGTCTTCCAACTCAAACACTTGTCCCAACTCAAACACTCATATCTCAAAAACCAACCTTTTACCCCTCAACCACCCCTCTCCGCTCAGATCCAAGAACAACAAAACCTCCTTAAAACGTACAAAATCACCATCAAAAAGCTTGAGTCTGAACTCCACTACAAAGACGACGAGATCCACTCCATTGAATCACAACTACTCGAAGCTCAATCCCAGTGCTCCTCCATCGAAGCCAAGCTCCACCCAAACCGCTCCCTCTCCGCTCTCCGTGACCTCCATCTCTCCGGCCTCAaccccacccacttcctctccgCTCTTCGCTACACCGTCAAGTCACTCAGGCATTTCGTCAAACACTTGATGGCCGAGATGGACTCCGCCGGATGGGACCTCGACGCCGCAGCCACCGCCATCCACAACGACACCCCTCGCCGCGATCTCGCCTTCGAGTCCTATGTCTCTTTAAAAATGTTCTCCGATTTCCAGCGCCCCGATTACGGTCTCCGTGGCTTGGATTGCTGCGGCTCATGGGATCAGCACCGCTTCTTCAATGAATTCTCCTCATCCACGCATTTGAGCTGGAATCAGCTGTTCAAAAGGAACGCTCAAGCGTGGGAGTTTGTGAGAGCGAAGTACCTCGCCATCGTTCATCCCAAGATGGAGGCTTCCTTCTTCGGAGATCTAGAACAAAGGGGTCTTTTGAGTTCGGGACGTGGGTTTCCAGACTCAGAGCTTTTTGCTGAGTTCGCGGAGATGGCGAGGCGGCTCTGGCTTCTCCACTGCTTGTTCTTCTCGTTCTCGCCGGCGCCGGCAATCTTTCAGGCGGCTAGAGGAGTTCGGTTCTCCGATGTATTCATGGAGAACGCTGTTGGTGAAGAGACGACGAGCTATGGTGGTACTAAGCGCCGGCCCACGGTTGCGTTCACGGTGGTCCCTGGGTTTCGAGTGGGCCGGGCCGTTATACAGTGCCGTGTCTGTTTGTCCAGTAAGAGCAATCAACGGTCATGA
- the LOC120280654 gene encoding uncharacterized protein LOC120280654: MEKSLLLLLLFAAAFLQFKADAYSHGVLVKHLSSVLKWTTRAASQKTTHSDGDHLEFESGYLVETVVEGNKLGIVPHAIRVSPEGELFIVDSDNSNIVRVTPPLSQYSRARLVAGSFQGYSGHVDGKPSDARFGHPRGVTMDDKGNVYVADTSNLAIRKIGEAGVTTIAGGKSNVAGYSDGPSEDAKFSNDFDVVYVKSTCSLLVVDRGNAALRQISLNQEDCDFQYTSISVSDIVMVIGAVVVGYASCLLQHGFGPSSSAKNQASENEALDVNNAKKPTVVVESLKEDLDAGWPSLGRLFTDLLKFAMEAVGNLFLSFIPHRLKFGRSKGLTPLKDRLLMPEDEAETPLVQKQQSSPAVAETLHTPKVNTDSTLKPQKSSKPPKFKDPSLSSKHRSSKRQEFAEFYGSAEAPQIGSKNQKDRVRHRHRDKSGEVVFGAVANEPKPVEMRSADFGDAKFEHYNIRSKYGADSSYRF; encoded by the exons ATGGAGAAATCCCttctcttgcttcttcttttCGCCGCCGCTTTTCTCCAATTCAAAGCAGACGCCTATTCTCATG GTGTTCTTGTGAAACACTTGTCTTCAGTTCTCAAATGGACGACTAGGGCTGCTTCTCAGAAGACAACCCATAGCG ATGGTGATCATCTTGAGTTTGAGAGTGGGTACTTAGTGGAGACGGTGGTGGAGGGGAACAAGCTCGGGATTGTGCCGCACGCCATCCGGGTTTCTCCGGAGGGTGAGCTCTTCATTGTGGATTCGGATAATAGCAACATTGTTCGGGTTACTCCTCCACTGTCTCAGT ATAGCAGAGCAAGGCTGGTTGCAGGGTCATTTCAGGGTTACTCAGGTCATGTGGATGGTAAACCAAGTGATGCTCGTTTTGGCCATCCAAGGGGTGTCACCATGGATGATAAAGGGAATGTTTATGTAGCAGATACCAGCAATCTGGCTATTCGTAAGATAGGGGAGGCAG GAGTGACTACAATTGCTGGAGGGAAATCAAATGTGGCTGGATACAGTGATGGGCCTAGCGAGGATGCAAAATTTTCTAATGATTTTGATGTTGTATATGTTAAGAGTACCTGCTCTTTGTTAGTTGTTGACAGGGGCAATGCTGCACTTCGGCAAATTTCACTTAATCAGGAAGATTGTGATTTCCAGTACACTTCTATTTCAGTTTCAG ATATTGTCATGGTGATTGGTGCAGTTGTGGTGGGTTATGCTTCTTGTTTGCTTCAACATGGATTTGGACCATCCTCTTCTGCAAAG AATCAAGCCTCTGAGAATGAGGCACTGGATGTTAATAATGCAAAGAAACCTACTGTTGTGGTTGAAAGCTTGAAAGAAGATTTAGATGCTGGTTGGCCATCCCTGGGAAGACTTTTCACTGATCTACTCAAATTCGCCATGGAAGCAGTTGGAAACTTATTCCTCAGCTTTATCCCACACCGCTTGAAATTTGGTCGATCTAAAGGTCTCACTCCACTTAAAGATAGATTGTTGATGCCTGAAGACGAAGCAGAGACACCCCTTGTCCAGAAGCAGCAGAGTTCACCAGCTGTGGCCGAGACGCTGCATACTCCAAAGGTCAACACAGATTCAACACTAAAGCCTCAGAAGAGCAGCAAACCACCCAAATTCAAGGATCCATCATTATCCAGTAAGCATAGGTCCTCAAAGAGGCAAGAGTTTGCTGAATTCTATGGCTCAGCCGAGGCCCCTCAAATTGGCTCAAAGAATCAGAAAGATAGAGTCAGGCACCGGCACCGGGATAAAAGCGGGGAAGTTGTGTTTGGAGCTGTAGCAAATGAACCAAAACCAGTCGAAATGAGATCTGCTGACTTTGGTGATGCAAAATTTGAGCATTACAATATCAGAAGCAAATACGGCGCAGATTCTTCGTACCGTTTCTGA
- the LOC120281006 gene encoding ubiquitin domain-containing protein 1-like, with the protein MGCATSSANKGEENTKRLRKPKPWKNTQPITRTELIRMRDEFWDTAPHYGGQKEIWDALRVAAESELSLAQTIIDSAGIIVTSADMTTCYDERGAKYELPKYVLSEPTNLIRDN; encoded by the exons ATGGGCTGCGCAACCTCTTCGGCAAACAAAGGCGAAG AGAATACTAAAAGACTTCGTAAACCAAAGCCATGGAAGAACACGCAACCTATAACCAGGACAGAGCTGATACGGATGCGTGATGAATTCTGGGACACAGCTCCTCATTATGGTGGTCAGAAAG AGATTTGGGATGCTCTTCGGGTGGCAGCAGAAAGCGAATTAAGCCTCGCACAAACAATAATTGACAGCGCGGGCATCATTGTTACTAGTGCTGATATGACTACCTGTTATGACGAAAGAG GTGCCAAATATGAGTTGCCAAAGTATGTTTTGAGTGAACCAACCAATTTGATTCGTGACAATTGA